From the genome of Hymenobacter cellulosilyticus, one region includes:
- a CDS encoding DUF4349 domain-containing protein: MRGNNQPDSPEANEPIRVTAAPGTTRKIIYHANVRVKVDDLARANTRMDSLTRAFGAYVSDASERREDGQWEHQMTIRVLPSRFSAMLSRLNGLGTLESKTLGTDDVTAEHADVSARLATKRALEQRYIALLKQAKKVSEMLEIEGKIGEVRADIEATESKLKTLNDQVSYSTINLSYFQVITLKTPDAPVLSFGSRLVQAFYSGWELCTNLLLGLVTTWPLWILVLVVVWSIRVWRRRRAAAEASA; encoded by the coding sequence GTGCGTGGCAACAACCAACCCGACTCGCCCGAAGCCAATGAGCCTATTCGGGTGACGGCCGCGCCGGGCACCACGCGCAAGATTATTTACCACGCCAACGTGCGCGTTAAAGTCGATGACCTGGCCCGGGCCAACACCCGCATGGACAGCCTGACCCGCGCCTTTGGGGCCTACGTTTCGGACGCTTCCGAGCGGCGCGAAGACGGGCAATGGGAACATCAGATGACGATTCGGGTACTGCCCTCCCGCTTTTCGGCCATGCTTAGCCGCCTGAACGGCCTGGGTACCCTGGAGTCGAAGACGCTGGGCACCGACGACGTGACGGCCGAGCACGCCGATGTTTCGGCCCGCCTGGCGACCAAACGGGCCCTGGAGCAGCGCTACATTGCTCTGCTCAAACAGGCCAAAAAGGTCTCGGAGATGCTGGAAATAGAAGGCAAAATCGGGGAAGTACGCGCCGACATTGAAGCCACGGAAAGCAAGCTCAAAACCCTGAACGACCAGGTTTCCTATTCAACTATCAATCTCTCCTACTTCCAGGTAATCACGCTTAAAACACCGGATGCGCCAGTTCTGTCCTTCGGCAGCCGCCTGGTGCAGGCTTTCTACAGCGGCTGGGAGCTGTGCACTAATCTGTTGCTAGGTCTAGTTACCACCTGGCCGTTGTGGATTCTGGTTCTGGTCGTTGTCTGGAGTATCCGGGTGTGGCGCCGGCGCCGGGCTGCGGCAGAGGCCTCGGCGTGA
- the murA gene encoding UDP-N-acetylglucosamine 1-carboxyvinyltransferase codes for MASFEVIGGHPLKGEIVPQGAKNEALQILCAVLLTSEPVTISNIPDIRDVNKLIELLRDMGVKVGKLATDTYRFQADAVNLDYLDSEQFVAQGRALRGSVMILGPMLARFGKCQLPKPGGDKIGRRPMDTHFLGLEKLGGKLTLEGTDFYRIKAENGLRGTYMLLDEASVTGTANIVMAAVLAQGTTTIYNAACEPYLQQLCKMLVRMGAKINGIGSNLLTIEGVESLGGTEHRMLPDMIEIGSFIGLAAMTGSEITIKDCQVPELGIIPDTFRKLGIQLEVRGDDIYVPAQDHYEIATYLDGSILTVSDHTWPGLTPDLLSIVLVVAIQAKGTVLIHQKMFESRLFFVDKLIDMGAQITLCDPHRAIVIGLDKRNALRGISMTSPDIRAGVALLIAALSADGRSVIDNVEQIDRGYQFIDKRLNALGAQIRRL; via the coding sequence ATGGCTTCATTTGAAGTAATCGGCGGCCATCCGCTGAAGGGTGAAATCGTGCCTCAGGGCGCTAAAAACGAAGCCCTCCAAATCCTGTGTGCGGTGTTGCTCACCTCCGAGCCCGTCACCATCAGCAACATTCCCGACATCCGCGACGTGAACAAGCTCATCGAGCTGCTGCGCGACATGGGCGTCAAGGTTGGGAAGCTCGCCACCGACACCTACCGGTTCCAGGCCGATGCGGTAAATCTGGATTATCTGGACTCGGAGCAGTTCGTGGCCCAGGGCCGGGCTTTGCGCGGCTCGGTCATGATTCTGGGCCCCATGCTGGCCCGCTTCGGCAAGTGCCAGCTGCCCAAGCCCGGCGGCGACAAAATCGGTCGGCGGCCGATGGATACCCACTTCCTGGGTCTGGAGAAGCTGGGCGGCAAGCTCACGCTGGAAGGCACCGATTTCTACCGTATCAAGGCTGAAAACGGTCTGCGCGGCACCTACATGCTGCTCGACGAAGCCTCGGTAACGGGCACGGCCAACATTGTCATGGCCGCCGTCTTAGCTCAGGGTACCACTACCATTTACAACGCAGCTTGTGAGCCGTACTTGCAGCAGCTCTGCAAAATGCTGGTGCGCATGGGTGCCAAAATCAACGGCATCGGCTCCAACCTGCTCACCATTGAAGGCGTGGAAAGCCTGGGCGGCACCGAGCACCGCATGCTGCCCGATATGATTGAAATAGGCTCCTTCATCGGCTTGGCCGCCATGACAGGCTCCGAAATCACCATCAAAGACTGCCAGGTACCAGAGCTGGGCATTATTCCCGACACGTTCCGCAAGCTGGGTATTCAGCTCGAAGTACGCGGCGACGATATCTACGTGCCGGCCCAGGACCACTACGAAATTGCTACCTACCTCGATGGCAGCATCCTGACCGTATCGGACCACACCTGGCCCGGCCTCACGCCCGACTTGCTCAGCATCGTGCTGGTGGTGGCTATCCAGGCCAAAGGCACCGTGCTGATTCACCAGAAGATGTTTGAGTCGCGCCTGTTCTTCGTCGACAAGCTCATTGACATGGGCGCCCAGATTACCCTCTGCGACCCGCACCGCGCCATCGTCATCGGCCTGGATAAGCGCAACGCCCTGCGCGGCATCAGCATGACCTCGCCCGACATCCGCGCCGGCGTGGCCTTACTCATTGCCGCACTTTCCGCTGACGGCCGTAGCGTCATCGACAACGTGGAGCAGATTGACCGCGGCTACCAGTTCATCGACAAGCGTCTGAACGCTCTGGGTGCGCAAATTCGTCGTCTGTAG
- a CDS encoding DUF3109 family protein, producing MIIIQNTVISDDVRDNFFVCNLEACKGACCVEGDLGAPLETHELQILQDEYHKIKPFLTEAGQQAIEQQGLYIKDWEGDYSTTTINDRECAYALYDERGILKCGIEQAYLAGVTTFKKPISCHLYPIRITKYEDFEALNYDRWNICNPACSFGANLGVRIYQFLKEPLVRKYGEEWYEELVTEIETNSPPVNA from the coding sequence ATGATTATCATTCAGAATACGGTCATCTCCGACGACGTGCGCGACAATTTCTTTGTCTGCAACCTGGAAGCCTGCAAGGGCGCCTGCTGCGTGGAAGGTGACCTGGGCGCCCCGTTGGAAACCCACGAGCTGCAGATCCTGCAGGATGAGTACCACAAGATCAAGCCCTTCCTGACCGAGGCCGGGCAGCAGGCCATTGAGCAGCAGGGCCTGTATATCAAGGACTGGGAAGGTGACTACAGCACAACCACCATCAACGACAGGGAGTGCGCCTACGCGCTGTATGACGAGCGGGGCATTCTGAAGTGCGGCATCGAGCAGGCCTACCTGGCCGGCGTGACGACCTTCAAAAAGCCCATCAGCTGCCACCTGTACCCGATTCGCATCACCAAGTACGAGGATTTCGAAGCCCTGAACTACGACCGGTGGAACATCTGCAACCCGGCCTGCAGCTTCGGGGCCAACCTGGGCGTGCGCATCTACCAGTTTCTGAAGGAGCCTTTGGTGCGCAAGTACGGGGAGGAATGGTACGAGGAGCTGGTCACCGAAATCGAAACCAACAGCCCGCCGGTGAATGCCTAG
- a CDS encoding VOC family protein yields MHSLQWSPFQTGSEYFAPSRKEFMINYRVQHIEALVAKLQANGVTILDDIANSDYGKFVHILDADGNKVELWEPR; encoded by the coding sequence GTGCACTCCCTGCAATGGAGCCCTTTTCAAACTGGCAGCGAGTATTTCGCCCCTTCCCGCAAGGAGTTTATGATCAACTACCGGGTGCAGCATATCGAGGCGTTGGTGGCAAAGCTGCAAGCCAACGGAGTAACCATTCTCGACGACATTGCCAACTCGGACTACGGCAAATTCGTGCATATCCTCGACGCCGACGGCAACAAGGTGGAGCTCTGGGAGCCCCGCTAG
- a CDS encoding recombinase family protein codes for MIFGYARVNTFFQQLHRQTNALQSYSCLKVAQEKVSSAKEPFALQHLLNRLRPGDMLVVRQLDRLGRSFKDLVTKVSGFQQQGVQHHLNTSTV; via the coding sequence ATGATTTTCGGCTATGCCCGCGTGAACACCTTCTTCCAGCAGCTGCACCGGCAGACCAATGCCTTGCAGTCCTACAGCTGCCTGAAGGTGGCTCAGGAGAAAGTGTCGTCCGCCAAAGAGCCCTTCGCTCTCCAGCACTTGCTAAACCGACTGCGGCCGGGCGACATGCTTGTGGTCAGGCAACTCGACCGGCTGGGGCGCTCATTCAAAGACCTCGTGACGAAGGTTAGTGGTTTTCAGCAGCAAGGCGTGCAGCACCATTTAAATACAAGCACGGTCTAG